The proteins below come from a single Hirundo rustica isolate bHirRus1 chromosome 6, bHirRus1.pri.v3, whole genome shotgun sequence genomic window:
- the FEN1 gene encoding flap endonuclease 1: MGIHGLAKLIADVAPGAIRENDIKSYFGRKVAIDASMSIYQFLIAVRQGADVLQNDDGETTSHLMGMFYRTIRMVENGIKPVYVFDGKPPQLKSGELAKRTERRAEAEKHLQEAQEAGEEESIEKYSKRLVKVTPQHTQECKKLLTLMGIPYVEAPGEAEASCATLVKAGKVYAAATEDMDCLTFGSPVLMRHLTASETKKLPIQEFHLNRILQDLQLTWEQFVDLCILLGCDYCASIRGIGPKRAVELIREHKSIERIVQQLDTKKYPLPENWLHREAQKLFLEPDVIDPDAVELKWSEPDEEQLVQFMCGEKQFNEERIRNGVRRLSKSRQGSTQGRLDDFFKVTGSITSAKRKEPEPKGAAKKKAKSSSKPNGAAAAKTKKAK, encoded by the coding sequence atGGGAATCCACGGCTTGGCCAAGCTTATCGCCGATGTGGCTCCCGGGGCCATCCGGGAGAACGACATCAAGTCCTACTTCGGCCGCAAAGTGGCCATCGACGCCTCCATGAGCATCTACCAGTTCCTGATTGCCGTGCGGCAGGGAGCCGACGTGCTCCAGAACGACGACGGGGAGACCACCAGCCACCTCATGGGAATGTTCTACCGCACCATCCGCATGGTGGAGAACGGCATCAAGCCGGTGTACGTGTTCGACGGGAAGCCCCCGCAGCTGAAATCCGGGGAGCTGGCCAAGCGCACGGAGCGCCGGGCCGAGGCGGAGAAGCACCTGCAGGAAGCGCAGGAGGccggggaggaggagagcaTCGAGAAGTACAGCAAGAGGCTGGTCAAGGTGACCCCGCAGCACACGCAGGAGTGCAAGAAGCTGCTGACACTGATGGGCATTCCCTACGTGGAGGCACCCGGAGAGGCGGAGGCCAGCTGCGCCACCCTGGTGAAGGCCGGGAAGGTGTATGCCGCTGCCACGGAGGACATGGATTGCCTCACCTTCGGCAGCCCCGTGCTGATGCGGCACCTGACGGCCAGCGAGACCAAGAAGCTGCCCATCCAGGAGTTCCACCTGAACCGGATCCTGCAGGATCTGCAGCTGACCTGGGAGCAGTTCGTGGACCTGTGCATCCTGCTGGGCTGCGACTACTGCGCCAGCATCCGCGGCATCGGGCCGAAGCGCGCCGTGGAGCTCATCCGGGAGCACAAGTCCATTGAGAGGATCGTGCAGCAGCTCGACACCAAGAAGTACCCCCTGCCCGAGAACTGGCTGCACAGGGAGGCGCAGAAGCTCTTCCTGGAGCCCGATGTGATCGATCCCGACGCCGTGGAGCTGAAGTGGAGCGAGCCGGACGAGGAGCAGCTGGTGCAGTTCATGTGCGGGGAGAAGCAGTTCAACGAGGAGCGCATCCGCAACGGCGTCCGGAGGCTGAGCAAGAGCCGCCAGGGAAGCACCCAGGGCCGGCTCGACGACTTCTTCAAGGTCACCGGATCCATCACCTCGGCCAAGCGCAAGGAGCCGGAGCCCAAGGGAGCGGCCAAGAAGAAAGCCAAGAGCAGCTCCAAGCCCAACGGCGCCGCGGCCGCAAAGACTAAAAAGGCAAAGTAA